From a region of the Pochonia chlamydosporia 170 chromosome Unknown PCv3seq00015, whole genome shotgun sequence genome:
- a CDS encoding adiponectin receptor protein 1 (similar to Magnaporthe oryzae 70-15 XP_003711198.1) has translation MNRQDMLTNAVPWQRYDFTLPVHLKRVTIFTTKGITTLFLQGIGKDIVTNIWSHIIGAVQFLLDFARFVRFRFAVVADDPSRIDYETSDFLAVSLYYLCVIVCFALSAVFHTFSDHSLGLCLFSNKLDHLGIVFVMWGSGLSCAHFALRCASSTVRVLHFSSIFLTAGSCACITLRPDFRRPDCRIGRLLTYCFLGASLFLPLLQAWLALKSLNKLDRIAGLWSFLGLATVNFAGGALYVARVPERWLPGKLDLLGHSHDWMHILVILGAHIRLQGLLGLYQRWGVDASMHCQNGPS, from the exons ATGAATCGTCAAGACATGCTAACGAACGCAGTGCCTTGGCAGAGGTACGACTTTACTTTGCCGGTACACTTGAAGAGAGTCACGATATTTACAACCAAAGGGATAACGACCTTATTCTTACAGGGTATCGGTAAGGACATCGTCA CCAATATTTGGTCACATATCATTGGTGCCGTACAATTCCTCCTTGACTTCGCGAGATTCGTCCGGTTCCGTTTTGCCGTAGTGGCCGATGATCCCTCGCGAATCGACTACGAGACTTCCGACTTCCTTGCCGTGTCCCTGTATTACCTATGCGTCATCGTCTGTTTCGCCCTCTCCGCCGTCTTTCACACGTTTTCTGATCACAGCCTTGGTCTGTGTCTGTTTAGCAATAAACTCGACCACTTGGGCATTGTCTTCGTTATGTGGGGCTCTGGGTTATCCTGTGCGCATTTTGCCCTCCGGTGTGCGTCTTCAACCGTTCGTGTATTGCATTTTTCTTCTATATTCCTTACCGCAGGCTCTTGTGCGTGTATTACCCTGCGCCCGGACTTCCGCCGGCCTGATTGCCGCATCGGAAGGCTCCTTACGTATTGCTTCCTGGGCGCGAGTTTGTTCTTGCCGCTTCtccaagcttggcttgctcTCAAGTCTCTGAACAAGCTTGATCGCATTGCGGGTCTGTGGTCATTTCTCGGCCTGGCGACGGTAAATTTCGCCGGGGGTGCATTGTATGTAGCTAGAGTGCCGGAAAGATGGCTGCCAGGGAAACTTGATCTATTGGGACACAGCCATGATTGGATGCATATACTGGTGATATTAGGGGCTCACATCAGACTGCAAGGACTGCTGGGACTATACCAGCGCTGGGGGGTTGATGCAAGTATGCACTGTCAGAATGGGCCATCTTGA